Proteins encoded within one genomic window of Lampris incognitus isolate fLamInc1 chromosome 1, fLamInc1.hap2, whole genome shotgun sequence:
- the LOC130107599 gene encoding uncharacterized protein LOC130107599, which yields MNYIKLKVLKKKYLAINDQKNRSGMGRVDWPFYELCQNIFGNSALANPVRLSSSLATSSSATTSSVPSSRNLDVEDDSEIERDTKSEARAEATQGLEADAGTEGLIEAGSAEEGGSETTRTQPLQSSGYSVPARRRKRTKMDHASAAIATSMAELLEVMDRAAAARDDACMQMYMEHERSLWERVSTIQERISREGRENQRSLFGLLLSRLPGPAPQTPQRPPHAISQYEHSQYEQKSIFVSTSLFNHSKET from the exons ATGAATTATATAAAATTAAAGGTGCTGAAGAAAAAATATCTTGCCATTAATGACCAAAAGAACAGAAGTGGAATGGGACGTGTGGATTGGCCATTCTACGAGCTTTGCCAAAATATATTTGGCAACTCTGCACTAGCCAACCCTGTTAGGCTCTCTAGTTCTTTAGCAACTAGTTCCTCAGCGACTACTTCTTCAGTGCCATCTTCTCGCAACTTGGATGTGGAGGACGATTCCGAAATAGAACGAGACACCAAAAGTGAAGCAAGAGCGGAGGCTACACAGGGTCTGGAAGCAGATGCAGGTACGGAGGGTCTGATCGAGgctggatcagctgaggaagGTGGATCGGAGACCACCAGGACACAGCCTTTACAATCAAGCG gctacaGTGTTCCGGCCAGAAGACGGAAGAGGACAAAGATGGACCACGCTTCTGCTGCAATAGCTACCTCCATGGCAGAGCTACTGGAGGTGATGGACAGAGCTGCAGCGGCACGCGACGATGCATGCATGCAGATGTACATGGAGCATGAGAGGAGTCTCTGGGAGAGGGTCAGCACCATACAGGAGAGGATTAGTAGAGAAGGTCGGGAGAATCAGAGGTCACTCTTTGGGTTGTTGCTTTCCAGGCTCCCAGGCCCTGCACCACAGACTCCACAGCGACCACCACATGCCATTTCCCAGTATGAACACAGCCAGTATGAGCAAAAGTCTATATTTGTCTCAACCAGCTTATTCAATCACTCCAAGGAAACCTGA